In Apium graveolens cultivar Ventura chromosome 10, ASM990537v1, whole genome shotgun sequence, the following are encoded in one genomic region:
- the LOC141693757 gene encoding uncharacterized protein LOC141693757 yields the protein MYDNIGNQSGGTRLPSDGQQIPFGSAFSGAGSGLIRGGLGAYGEKILGSSSEYVQSNISRYFSDPQYYFQVNDHYVRNKLKVVLFPFLHRGHWTRITEPVGGRLSYKPPVYDINAPDLYIPFMAFGTYVVLAGFLLGLHGKFTPEALNWLFIKGLVGWFLQVSLLKMSLFSLGSGEAPLLDIVAYAGYTFTGMCMAVFGKIVWSYSYYFLMPWTCLCMGIFLVKTMKRVLFAEVRTYDSSRHHYLLLFIAVAQLPLYVWLGNISMNWLF from the exons ATGTATGATAATATTGGTAATCAGTCAGGTGGAACAAGACTTCCGAGTGATGGGCAACAAATTCCTTTTGGAAGTGCATTCTCTGGGGCAGGCTCAGGGCTTATTAGAGGCGGACTAGGTGCTTATGGAGAGAAGATTTTAGGATCAAGTTCAGAGTATGTGCAAAGCAAT ATAAGTAGGTACTTCTCTGATCCCCAATACTATTTCCAAGTTAATGACCACTATGTGAGGAACAAATTAAAGGTCGTTCTTTTCCCTTTCCTGCACAGA GGTCATTGGACAAGAATTACGGAACCAGTTGGAGGTAGACTTTCCTATAAGCCCCCAGTATATGATATTAATGCTCCAGATCTCTATATTCCATTCATGGCGTTTGGTACCTATGTTGTTCTTGCTGGGTTCTTATTAGGTCTTCATGGGAA GTTTACCCCCGAAGCTCTGAATTGGCTGTTTATCAAGGGGTTGGTGGGTTGGTTCTTGCAAGTTTCACTACTGAAAATGTCTTTGTTTTCCTTAGGTAGTGGTGAGGCTCCTTTACTTGATATTGTGGCATATGCCGGATATACCTTCACTGGTATGTGTATGGCTGTATTCGGGAAAATTGTATGGAGCTATTCTTACTACTTCTTGATGCCTTGGACATGCTTGTGCATGGGAATTTTCTTGGTGAAGACGATGAAGAGGGTACTTTTTGCAGAGGTAAGGACATATGATTCAAGCAGACACCACTACCTCTTGCTCTTCATTGCTGTAGCTCAACTCCCGCTCTATGTTTGGCTTGGCAACATCAGTATGAACTGGTTATTTTGA